In one Pueribacillus theae genomic region, the following are encoded:
- the der gene encoding ribosome biogenesis GTPase Der: MPKPVVAIVGRPNVGKSTIFNRIIGERISIVEDMPGVTRDRIYGTGDWLNHTFHLIDTGGIDIGDEPLLVQIRQQAEIAIDEADVIIFVVNGRDGITSADEEIAKLLFRSKKPVVLVVNKIDNFEKRNEAYEFYSLGMGEPIPVSGSHGLGVGDMLDEVVSHFPTIDLEEYDENVICFSLIGRPNVGKSSLVNSILGRERVIVSNIAGTTRDAIDSSFEKEGQEYVIIDTAGMRKRGKVYETTEKYSVLRALRAIERSDVVLVILNAEEGIIEQDKKIAGYAHEAGRALIIVVNKWDAIEKDERTMQQFEAKIRDEFQFISYAPILFVSAHTKQRLNAILPMIQTVAENHALRVKTNVLNDVIMDAIAMNPTPTIKGKRLKINYATQVSVKPPTFVVFVNDPELLHFSYKRFLENRIRDTFGFKGTPIRIIARKKND; this comes from the coding sequence ATGCCAAAACCGGTTGTAGCCATCGTAGGACGCCCGAATGTTGGAAAATCCACTATTTTTAATCGAATCATAGGAGAACGCATCTCAATTGTTGAAGATATGCCGGGCGTAACCAGAGACCGGATTTATGGAACGGGCGACTGGTTAAACCATACATTTCATCTTATTGATACTGGCGGCATTGACATTGGAGATGAGCCACTCTTGGTTCAAATAAGACAGCAAGCCGAAATTGCGATCGATGAGGCGGATGTCATTATTTTTGTTGTAAACGGAAGAGATGGCATCACATCGGCAGATGAAGAAATAGCCAAACTTTTATTTCGCTCAAAAAAACCCGTCGTATTAGTTGTTAATAAAATAGATAATTTTGAAAAACGAAATGAAGCTTATGAATTTTATTCGCTAGGTATGGGAGAGCCCATTCCTGTTTCAGGCTCCCACGGATTGGGAGTCGGTGATATGCTAGACGAAGTAGTAAGCCATTTCCCAACGATTGATCTTGAAGAATATGATGAAAATGTCATTTGCTTTAGTTTGATCGGCCGGCCGAATGTAGGGAAGTCCTCACTGGTTAATAGCATCCTTGGAAGAGAAAGAGTCATTGTAAGCAATATTGCAGGTACAACAAGGGACGCGATTGATTCTTCTTTTGAAAAGGAAGGGCAAGAATACGTTATCATTGATACAGCAGGCATGAGAAAAAGAGGAAAAGTATATGAAACCACAGAAAAGTATAGTGTGTTGAGAGCATTGCGGGCAATTGAGCGCTCTGATGTTGTTCTTGTCATTTTAAATGCGGAAGAAGGCATTATTGAACAGGATAAAAAAATTGCGGGCTATGCACATGAAGCAGGAAGAGCTTTAATTATCGTCGTGAACAAGTGGGATGCAATCGAAAAGGACGAACGGACAATGCAGCAGTTTGAAGCAAAGATTCGAGATGAATTTCAATTTATCAGCTATGCGCCGATCCTATTTGTATCCGCCCACACAAAACAGAGATTAAACGCAATCCTTCCAATGATCCAAACCGTTGCAGAAAATCATGCGCTGCGCGTAAAAACGAACGTGCTCAATGATGTCATCATGGACGCAATCGCGATGAATCCTACACCGACGATTAAAGGAAAACGTCTTAAAATAAATTATGCAACCCAAGTATCGGTAAAGCCGCCAACGTTTGTTGTTTTTGTGAATGATCCTGAACTTTTGCATTTTTCTTACAAACGTTTTTTGGAAAATCGGATTCGTGATACGTTCGGGTTTAAGGGAACACCCATTA
- a CDS encoding YphA family membrane protein produces the protein MEEIIFYWVAWIFWVWITWIMAKNKMRIRLGIITLLAIIFSSYDIAMFHFLINGGVIFFLCLSIYLLVTESFVFQIYLCLTSLMISLGYISLILFSIYDPVWLIVSLSFIAAVYLSMMCTFFSKKLNHQLINLFLSATIGEIGLGIILNEIGLYNEIGTDGFLTRLTLAIVGIMLIFAYKQFVNFMDRLVHKLKEEKRNVI, from the coding sequence ATGGAAGAGATTATTTTTTACTGGGTTGCTTGGATTTTCTGGGTTTGGATTACATGGATAATGGCTAAAAACAAAATGCGTATTCGATTAGGAATCATTACGCTTCTAGCAATAATTTTTTCAAGCTATGACATCGCTATGTTTCATTTCTTGATTAATGGAGGCGTCATTTTCTTTTTATGTCTTTCCATCTACCTTTTAGTGACGGAATCATTCGTGTTTCAAATTTATCTTTGCTTAACAAGCTTGATGATTAGTCTAGGGTATATATCTTTAATTTTGTTTTCCATTTATGATCCGGTATGGTTAATTGTTTCATTATCCTTCATTGCTGCAGTTTACTTATCTATGATGTGTACTTTTTTTTCAAAAAAATTAAACCATCAATTGATCAATTTATTCCTGTCAGCGACAATTGGAGAGATTGGTTTAGGGATTATTCTAAATGAGATTGGATTGTATAATGAAATTGGGACGGACGGATTTCTAACTCGTTTGACGCTGGCTATTGTTGGCATCATGCTCATTTTCGCCTATAAACAATTTGTAAACTTTATGGACCGGCTGGTTCACAAACTAAAAGAAGAAAAACGAAATGTTATATGA
- a CDS encoding RNA-guided endonuclease TnpB family protein, which produces MATITYLVKLKKPSKRKHKAWLREQKTFVHCLNDCVTRLLNGEKLTSKNVPFPLKSTIKNEAIRRAKKAVSDYKMEVAKSIPVFKANTPISINNQNWDTQFKKGRWYLGFTTSMGKKYLPVLETDWVNTYFPYLTKLNRNFRGTIQLLRRRRNWYVAIPIEISCDIGQSSQNKETQRTPIGIDLGLRHIAVITELEPGKRQWFSGKEVGYIRRHFRSLRRSLGKKKAQRAIEQIGNKERRWITDYNRKLAHDLITFCLQFNQPMIQIEQLENIRNTCKTTKQADRTIHSWPFYQLKMFIKQKAAKHNIPVTDIDPYKTSQTCFHCGYEDKRNRYKSKFHCKQCGYVCHADLNAAKNIARSARSTSLAV; this is translated from the coding sequence ATGGCAACTATCACCTATTTGGTCAAGTTAAAGAAACCTTCAAAAAGGAAACACAAAGCGTGGCTGCGAGAACAAAAAACGTTTGTTCATTGCCTGAACGATTGTGTCACCCGCTTGTTGAATGGCGAGAAACTTACCTCCAAAAATGTTCCCTTCCCTTTAAAGAGCACCATCAAAAATGAAGCGATTCGCCGAGCAAAGAAAGCCGTATCTGACTATAAGATGGAAGTAGCGAAATCCATCCCCGTTTTTAAAGCAAACACCCCTATCAGCATTAATAACCAAAACTGGGATACACAATTCAAAAAAGGCCGCTGGTATCTTGGCTTCACAACGAGTATGGGAAAAAAGTATCTGCCTGTTCTCGAAACGGATTGGGTGAACACCTATTTCCCATACTTAACAAAACTGAATCGAAACTTTCGCGGTACGATCCAACTCCTTCGCAGGAGGCGAAACTGGTATGTGGCGATCCCCATCGAAATCTCCTGTGACATTGGGCAATCATCACAAAATAAAGAAACACAACGTACACCCATTGGTATTGACCTTGGCTTAAGGCATATTGCGGTGATAACGGAGTTAGAGCCGGGAAAGCGGCAATGGTTCAGTGGAAAAGAAGTCGGTTATATCAGGCGCCATTTTAGATCCCTGAGACGTTCTCTAGGTAAAAAGAAAGCACAGCGTGCAATCGAACAAATCGGGAATAAAGAAAGGCGTTGGATAACGGACTACAACCGCAAGTTAGCTCATGACCTTATCACATTTTGCTTGCAATTTAACCAGCCGATGATTCAAATTGAGCAACTCGAAAATATCCGAAACACGTGTAAAACAACGAAACAAGCTGATCGGACCATTCACTCATGGCCTTTTTATCAATTGAAAATGTTTATCAAACAAAAGGCAGCCAAACATAACATTCCTGTCACCGATATCGATCCCTACAAGACAAGCCAAACTTGTTTTCATTGCGGGTATGAGGACAAAAGGAACCGTTACAAGAGCAAATTCCATTGCAAACAATGTGGCTATGTTTGTCATGCCGATTTAAATGCGGCGAAAAACATCGCAAGAAGCGCAAGAAGTACGAGCCTGGCGGTGTAG
- the fni gene encoding type 2 isopentenyl-diphosphate Delta-isomerase, with protein MREKRKKEHIEYALSTGQSREHGFHDVTFVHQSLPGTSLYTIDLTTKIGELDLSLPIFINAMTGGGGRRTEKINSQLAEAARECNLAIGVGSQMAAIKDPFQERTYKVMRDKNPNGVIFANLGSEATVEEAKKAIEMIEANALQIHVNAVQELVMPEGDRDFCDALLNIEKIAKHIEIPLIVKEVGYGMSKETAKKLLDAGVNIVDIGGFGGTNFSLIENKRRDRMLTFMNEWGIQTASSIAEVTQTSPFIDVIASGGIQTGLEVAKSIALGASACGMAGFFLNILLNEGLESLIKEIEYILNELKMIMTALGRKDIQSLQKAPIVISGNTHHWLTERGIKPSKFSNR; from the coding sequence ATGAGAGAAAAAAGAAAAAAAGAACATATCGAATATGCACTCTCCACAGGTCAGTCTCGGGAACACGGATTTCATGATGTTACATTCGTTCATCAAAGTTTGCCAGGGACTTCGCTTTATACGATCGACTTAACGACAAAAATTGGTGAACTTGATTTAAGTTTGCCAATTTTTATTAATGCGATGACAGGTGGCGGGGGACGGAGAACAGAGAAAATCAATTCGCAGCTGGCAGAAGCAGCCCGGGAATGCAATCTTGCGATCGGCGTTGGTTCTCAAATGGCAGCAATCAAAGACCCTTTCCAAGAAAGAACCTATAAAGTGATGCGGGATAAAAACCCAAATGGGGTTATCTTCGCCAATCTAGGAAGCGAAGCAACGGTAGAGGAAGCAAAAAAGGCAATCGAGATGATTGAAGCAAATGCACTCCAAATTCACGTAAATGCCGTCCAGGAACTTGTCATGCCAGAAGGGGATCGAGATTTTTGCGATGCCCTTTTAAACATTGAGAAAATCGCAAAACATATTGAGATCCCGCTTATTGTTAAAGAAGTTGGATATGGCATGAGCAAAGAAACGGCAAAAAAACTACTGGATGCCGGTGTAAACATCGTAGATATCGGTGGTTTTGGAGGCACCAATTTTTCTTTAATTGAAAATAAAAGAAGAGACAGAATGTTAACTTTTATGAACGAATGGGGAATTCAAACAGCTAGTTCCATTGCGGAAGTGACGCAAACTTCTCCGTTTATCGATGTGATTGCTTCTGGAGGTATTCAAACTGGATTGGAAGTTGCTAAATCAATCGCTCTCGGTGCGTCTGCTTGTGGGATGGCCGGTTTCTTTTTAAACATTTTATTGAATGAGGGATTGGAATCATTAATCAAAGAAATCGAATACATATTGAACGAACTTAAAATGATCATGACCGCTCTAGGAAGAAAGGACATTCAATCTCTACAAAAAGCTCCTATTGTCATTAGCGGTAACACACATCATTGGTTAACTGAAAGAGGAATAAAACCTAGTAAATTCAGCAACCGTTAA
- the rpsA gene encoding 30S ribosomal protein S1 codes for MVDERNNELTLEIGQEVTGTVSKIEEKHALIDIGYKIEGVLPISELSSLHIDKISDVLSEGDELKLKVKKSSEDEIVLSKRAVDAEKAWEDLQGKYENKETFDVEIADVVKGGLVTDLGVRGFIPASLVENHFVEDFSDYKGKTLAVKIVEFDPDSNKVILSHRAVLDEEAEKKKKEILTSLQPGEVKTGIVQRITDFGAFVNIGGIDGLVHISQLAHHHVETPDEVVKEGDEVKVKILSVDVENERISLSIKATLPGPWEELEGKIKPGDELTGTVKRLVSFGAFVEIAPGVEGLVHISEISNRHIGTPAEVLKENQEVKVKVLDFNPEAKRVSLSIKALEQNTNDYSTTHKNDYAQHDSDTSTGFSVGDMIGDQLKKYK; via the coding sequence ATGGTTGATGAGAGGAATAATGAATTGACACTAGAGATTGGGCAAGAAGTAACTGGTACGGTTTCAAAAATTGAAGAAAAACATGCATTGATTGATATAGGCTATAAAATTGAAGGCGTTCTGCCAATAAGCGAGCTTTCAAGCCTGCATATTGATAAAATAAGCGATGTTTTATCTGAAGGTGACGAGCTGAAATTAAAAGTTAAAAAATCCTCTGAAGATGAAATAGTCTTATCAAAAAGAGCTGTCGACGCTGAAAAGGCATGGGAAGATTTACAGGGCAAGTATGAGAATAAGGAAACATTCGATGTTGAAATTGCCGATGTTGTAAAAGGCGGTTTAGTTACTGATCTCGGTGTTAGAGGGTTCATTCCTGCGTCATTAGTAGAAAACCATTTTGTAGAAGACTTTTCTGATTATAAAGGAAAAACGCTGGCCGTAAAAATCGTTGAATTTGATCCTGACAGCAATAAAGTTATTCTATCTCACCGTGCGGTATTAGATGAAGAAGCCGAGAAGAAAAAGAAAGAAATTTTAACAAGCCTGCAACCTGGAGAAGTAAAGACAGGTATTGTACAACGCATCACCGACTTTGGTGCATTCGTTAACATTGGAGGCATAGACGGCCTTGTTCATATTTCGCAACTAGCCCACCATCATGTAGAAACACCTGATGAAGTCGTTAAAGAGGGGGATGAAGTAAAGGTGAAAATCCTTTCAGTAGATGTGGAAAATGAACGGATTTCTCTCTCAATTAAGGCCACTCTTCCAGGTCCGTGGGAAGAATTAGAAGGTAAAATTAAACCTGGCGATGAATTGACAGGAACTGTAAAAAGGCTTGTTTCTTTTGGTGCATTTGTAGAAATTGCGCCCGGAGTCGAAGGCCTTGTTCATATTTCAGAAATCTCAAATCGCCACATCGGCACACCTGCTGAAGTATTGAAAGAAAATCAAGAAGTCAAAGTGAAAGTTCTCGATTTCAACCCAGAAGCAAAGAGAGTTTCTTTAAGTATTAAAGCACTTGAACAAAATACGAACGACTATTCAACTACTCATAAGAATGACTATGCACAACATGATTCAGACACTTCAACTGGTTTTTCAGTTGGAGATATGATTGGAGATCAGTTGAAAAAATATAAATAG
- a CDS encoding lysophospholipid acyltransferase family protein, whose amino-acid sequence MNFIYLLGKFLFFIYFKTFNRLTIVGKDNIPVDKGVLLCSNHISNFDPPLVGVATPRKVRFMAKAELFSNPIMKWLMNALGTFPVKRGLNDKQALRNGINILNNGEVLGFFPEGTRSKTGKLGSGLAGAGFFALRSDAVVVPCAIVGSYKPFKKIIIIFGKPVNFKEYSEKMSAKDATAIIMEQISGLLESSERNI is encoded by the coding sequence ATGAACTTCATTTATCTTCTCGGAAAATTTTTGTTTTTTATTTATTTCAAAACCTTTAACAGGCTTACGATTGTAGGAAAAGACAATATTCCCGTTGATAAAGGTGTCTTATTATGCAGCAACCATATTAGCAATTTTGACCCTCCGCTTGTCGGAGTAGCAACGCCAAGAAAAGTGCGGTTTATGGCGAAGGCGGAATTATTCAGCAATCCAATCATGAAATGGTTAATGAATGCTCTCGGGACGTTTCCTGTTAAAAGGGGATTAAACGACAAACAAGCACTACGAAATGGCATAAATATATTAAACAATGGGGAAGTATTGGGATTTTTTCCCGAAGGAACGAGAAGCAAAACTGGGAAACTTGGCTCTGGTTTGGCAGGAGCTGGTTTTTTTGCCCTTCGTTCCGATGCGGTTGTTGTTCCGTGTGCCATTGTCGGTTCATACAAACCATTTAAAAAAATAATTATAATTTTTGGCAAACCGGTAAATTTTAAGGAATATAGCGAAAAAATGTCAGCCAAAGATGCTACTGCAATCATTATGGAACAAATTAGTGGACTGTTAGAATCTTCGGAAAGAAATATTTGA
- the cmk gene encoding (d)CMP kinase has translation MRKIQIAIDGPAGAGKSTVARQVASNLNYLYIDTGAMFRALTYEAIKANIHFSDAAGLKKLLENTEIHLIQDKVGQKVIVNGEDVTEAIRSQEVTNAVSKVAVHKEVREEMLTRQRFLAKNGGVVMDGRDIGTCVLKDAALKIFLTASVEERARRRFEELLSKGVSTNLDELQTEIELRDRQDSEREIAPLKKAEDAIVIDSTNLSIQEVVNKILGLVKERNG, from the coding sequence ATGAGAAAGATACAGATTGCCATCGATGGTCCTGCAGGCGCAGGGAAAAGTACAGTGGCCCGCCAAGTAGCAAGTAATTTAAATTACTTATACATTGATACAGGCGCTATGTTTCGTGCGTTAACGTATGAAGCGATTAAAGCGAATATTCATTTTTCTGATGCCGCCGGTTTAAAGAAGCTGCTGGAAAATACGGAGATTCATCTTATTCAGGATAAAGTCGGACAAAAAGTGATTGTGAATGGGGAAGATGTTACTGAAGCCATTCGTTCTCAAGAGGTCACGAATGCCGTCTCAAAAGTTGCTGTCCATAAAGAAGTTCGCGAAGAAATGCTTACAAGGCAGCGTTTTCTCGCAAAGAATGGCGGCGTTGTAATGGACGGAAGAGATATTGGAACATGTGTCTTAAAAGATGCCGCACTAAAAATCTTCCTGACAGCTTCGGTAGAAGAAAGAGCGAGGAGAAGGTTTGAAGAACTCCTTTCAAAAGGGGTATCTACTAACCTGGACGAGCTGCAAACAGAAATTGAATTGCGGGACAGACAAGATTCAGAACGGGAAATTGCCCCTCTCAAAAAGGCTGAAGATGCGATTGTCATCGACTCGACAAACCTGTCAATTCAAGAAGTTGTCAATAAAATATTGGGACTTGTGAAAGAGAGGAACGGATGA
- a CDS encoding flagellar brake protein, with protein sequence MLEIGDVIELEPNFNEDSKKFRSKVVDVGEHSIFISLPTNDSTNTDGVFLIGLTCNAKFVSKNKTAYKFQTKIIGRKKEKILMFELSLPPKDEFIRIQRRSYVRVEAQIKVEVSAMNEEFPTFESITLDISGGGLSVLLPEKHDLSNDVKIQCAFTLPFQCGDRMHFQQTCSVVRISEDNNRKKGSFKFEDIEEKDRQAIIRYCFERQLALRKKGLLS encoded by the coding sequence GTGCTTGAAATTGGAGATGTAATTGAATTAGAGCCGAATTTCAATGAGGATTCCAAGAAATTCAGGTCTAAAGTAGTGGATGTAGGCGAGCATTCAATTTTTATTAGTTTGCCGACCAATGATTCCACAAATACTGATGGAGTTTTTTTGATAGGGCTTACATGCAATGCGAAATTTGTTTCAAAGAATAAAACGGCCTACAAGTTTCAGACAAAGATTATTGGCAGAAAAAAAGAAAAAATCTTAATGTTTGAGTTAAGCTTGCCTCCTAAAGATGAATTCATCCGTATTCAGAGGCGTTCCTATGTGAGAGTGGAAGCACAAATAAAAGTTGAAGTAAGTGCAATGAATGAAGAATTTCCAACATTCGAATCGATAACACTCGATATTAGCGGCGGTGGGCTTAGCGTCCTTCTGCCGGAAAAACATGATCTTTCAAATGATGTGAAAATACAGTGCGCATTCACCTTGCCATTTCAATGTGGCGATCGGATGCATTTTCAACAAACCTGCTCAGTTGTCAGAATATCAGAAGATAATAATCGAAAAAAAGGCTCCTTTAAATTTGAAGACATTGAAGAAAAAGACAGACAAGCTATTATACGCTATTGTTTCGAACGTCAATTGGCATTGCGTAAAAAAGGATTATTATCTTGA
- the ypeB gene encoding germination protein YpeB, producing the protein MIRSILIGLLAVATVATGYWGYTEHQEKNAILTHSENNYQRAFHQLTYRIDQLNEEIGSTLAMNSRRQLSPSLAEVWRITSEARGDVGQLPLALLPFNKTEEFLSNIGDFSYRVAVRDLDKEPLSDEEMKTLKKLYKNSGEIKQELRKVQSIALENNLRWMDVDLALASEKQPMDNTIIDGFQTVEKNVEGYTEVDWGPGKNNDLKKEEKLNKKLTGEKISANDAKDIAKRFLNLDSSANMKVNATNNDSEYAAYNVTVNGSGKDEAVYMDISKKGGHPLWMLNNRNVAENKIGLNDASKRAANYLKKHGFKNMVLTESNQFDHVGVFTFVHSQDNILVYPDSVIIKVALDDGSIVGYEGMKYLSSHKERKFPSEKISIDEARKSVNPNLKVQEERMSLIENELKQEVLCYEFLGTMGDDTYRIFINASNGEEEKVEKLKEAEPLYSS; encoded by the coding sequence TTGATACGTTCAATTTTAATCGGGCTTTTAGCTGTCGCGACAGTCGCCACTGGATATTGGGGCTACACTGAACACCAAGAAAAAAATGCAATTTTAACCCATTCTGAAAATAACTACCAGCGGGCTTTTCACCAACTAACATACCGTATTGATCAATTGAACGAAGAGATCGGTTCAACATTGGCGATGAATTCAAGAAGACAACTTTCACCATCACTCGCGGAAGTTTGGCGCATCACATCAGAAGCGCGGGGTGATGTTGGCCAACTGCCGCTCGCTTTGTTGCCTTTTAATAAAACAGAGGAATTTTTATCAAATATCGGGGATTTCTCTTACCGTGTCGCCGTTCGCGACCTGGACAAGGAACCTCTTTCTGATGAAGAAATGAAGACTTTGAAAAAGCTTTATAAAAACTCTGGAGAAATAAAACAAGAATTAAGGAAAGTTCAATCGATTGCATTGGAAAATAACCTCCGCTGGATGGACGTGGATCTTGCGCTTGCTTCAGAAAAACAACCAATGGACAATACGATTATCGATGGATTCCAAACCGTTGAAAAAAATGTGGAAGGCTACACAGAGGTCGATTGGGGGCCAGGCAAGAACAATGACCTTAAAAAAGAGGAAAAACTTAATAAAAAACTGACCGGGGAAAAAATCTCTGCAAACGATGCGAAAGATATTGCAAAAAGGTTTTTAAACCTTGATTCATCTGCAAATATGAAAGTTAATGCTACGAATAATGACTCTGAATACGCTGCATATAATGTAACAGTAAATGGTTCAGGCAAAGACGAGGCTGTCTATATGGATATTTCGAAAAAAGGCGGCCATCCGTTATGGATGTTAAACAATCGTAATGTCGCAGAAAATAAAATTGGCTTAAATGATGCATCAAAGCGGGCTGCTAATTATTTGAAAAAGCATGGATTTAAAAATATGGTTTTAACCGAAAGCAATCAATTCGATCATGTAGGGGTCTTTACGTTTGTGCATAGCCAAGATAACATTCTCGTTTATCCTGACTCCGTTATAATAAAAGTGGCGCTTGATGACGGATCAATTGTAGGCTATGAAGGAATGAAATATTTATCTTCCCATAAAGAAAGAAAATTTCCTTCAGAGAAAATATCGATTGATGAAGCAAGGAAAAGTGTTAATCCCAACTTAAAAGTTCAAGAAGAAAGAATGTCATTAATTGAAAATGAACTTAAACAAGAAGTACTTTGCTACGAATTTTTAGGTACTATGGGAGATGATACCTATCGAATTTTTATAAACGCCTCGAATGGAGAAGAAGAAAAAGTAGAGAAACTTAAAGAAGCGGAACCACTTTACAGTTCATAA
- the sleB gene encoding spore cortex-lytic enzyme, protein MNRSHLTLKTLLACFLIAACFAMDAKDTKAFSEQVIQQGAVGDDVIELQARLQYIGFYNGAIDGVFGWRTYWAVRNFQYEFGLKVDGLVGQKMKNKLLQVTKYDKDYVKGNLEKGNTPKHYGGQPRNETQVKKDTKNQQGQTSQPKQQNKQQQNKQQNQQQNQQQNQQKAQQPKVQKSVSTPKGFSNNDIKLMSNAVHGEARGEPYIGQVAVAAVILNRIESPSFPNDVSGVIFEPRAFTAVADGQIWLEPNETSRKAVIDAINGWDPTGGALYYFNPDTATSGWIWTRPQAMKIGKHIFAH, encoded by the coding sequence ATGAATCGTTCTCATTTAACTTTAAAAACGCTCCTCGCTTGTTTTCTTATTGCCGCTTGCTTTGCAATGGATGCGAAAGATACCAAAGCCTTTTCAGAGCAAGTCATTCAGCAAGGAGCGGTCGGCGATGATGTTATTGAGTTGCAGGCAAGGCTTCAATACATTGGATTTTATAACGGGGCAATCGATGGCGTATTTGGATGGCGTACGTATTGGGCTGTGCGCAACTTTCAATATGAATTTGGCCTTAAGGTTGATGGGCTTGTCGGGCAAAAAATGAAAAATAAGCTTTTGCAAGTGACCAAGTATGATAAGGACTATGTAAAAGGGAATTTGGAAAAAGGGAATACGCCGAAACATTACGGCGGACAACCTAGAAATGAAACACAAGTAAAGAAGGACACAAAAAATCAACAAGGGCAAACAAGCCAGCCGAAACAGCAGAATAAACAGCAACAAAATAAGCAACAAAACCAACAGCAAAATCAACAACAGAATCAACAGAAAGCACAACAGCCTAAAGTCCAGAAATCAGTCAGCACACCGAAAGGCTTCTCAAATAATGACATTAAATTAATGTCGAATGCTGTGCATGGGGAAGCAAGAGGAGAGCCTTATATTGGCCAAGTTGCCGTTGCTGCTGTTATTCTGAACAGGATTGAGAGCCCATCATTCCCGAATGATGTATCAGGAGTAATATTCGAACCGAGAGCTTTTACGGCAGTTGCAGACGGACAAATTTGGCTTGAGCCGAATGAGACTTCAAGAAAGGCAGTTATCGATGCCATTAACGGATGGGATCCGACTGGGGGCGCTCTTTACTATTTTAACCCAGACACGGCAACATCGGGTTGGATCTGGACAAGGCCTCAAGCCATGAAGATTGGTAAACATATCTTTGCACATTAA